A window of Trichocoleus sp. FACHB-46 genomic DNA:
TAGTGGTTGAACGTTGTCCCACAACAGACGAGGGGTCAACTTCTCACCACGCAAATAACGGTTGATGCGGTCATGACTAATGCCATCAAGATGGTCAGCCAAGTTTGTCACTGGGTAGTTGATCGGGCTACTGATCAGGTATTGGCAGTAGTCGAGTTTAGTGAAGCTCATTGCTCCAGTCTAATATTGCTCCTGCGTAAGTCCTGGCTTTATTTCTTACGATAGAGGCTTCAAGGAAGCTCTAGAGAGATGAAGCCTAAAGTCATGCGTTCTTATTGCGAAGCAACTCTATCCTCAGGCGTAATCCAAACTCTATAAAAATCCTGGAACGCTTAATTCAAAGCCTCTCCAGCCTTTTGTAGAACGTTACACTCTAAGCACATAACGAAAAGTAAAGAGGTTAGAGGTCACAGTATGCAAACAATAAAGCTCGGCCCCACGGGTCCGGTTGTACCTGCTTTAGGCATTGGTACGTGGGCTTGGGGCGATAAGCTGTTTTGGAACTACGGCAGTCATTATGGCTCAACCGAAGTTGAATCTGCTTTTCGAGCCACCTTAGAAGCTGGAGTCAACTTCTTTGATACTGCGGAAGTCTACGGATTTGGTGAGTCGGAAAAGCTGCTGGGGCAGTTTATGAAGCAAGCTCAACAACCCGTACAAATCGCCACCAAATACGGTCCTGCTCCTTGGCGCTTTGGCGGGCAATCTGTCACTGACGCTCTTACGGAAAGCCTGAAGCGATTGCAAGTAGACCAAATTGCCCTCTACCAAGTCCACTGGCCCTTCACCTTCCTTATGAGCCAGTCAACCTTGATGAATGCTTTGGCCGATGAAGTGCAGCGAGGCAGAATTGCTGCTATCGGCGTGAGCAACTACTCGGCGGACCAAATGCGAGAAGCGCACAAAATTCTAG
This region includes:
- a CDS encoding aldo/keto reductase; translated protein: MQTIKLGPTGPVVPALGIGTWAWGDKLFWNYGSHYGSTEVESAFRATLEAGVNFFDTAEVYGFGESEKLLGQFMKQAQQPVQIATKYGPAPWRFGGQSVTDALTESLKRLQVDQIALYQVHWPFTFLMSQSTLMNALADEVQRGRIAAIGVSNYSADQMREAHKILAERGVPLAVNQVRYSLITRQIEANGILDMARQLGVTILAYSPLAQGLLTGKYTAENYQEPTGARQWDSRFSRDGLQKLAPVLHLLQDLGTKYGRTPAQVALNWLIAQGGVIPIPGAKNAKQAQQNAGALGWTLSDEDVMQLNKVSHSWRS